Proteins from one Kazachstania africana CBS 2517 chromosome 1, complete genome genomic window:
- the KAFR0A00100 gene encoding DUF5341 domain-containing protein: MMAWDIYDRYASFYSLTNTTQHMYPALGVVGTAARLAPTNCIYDDVVSMFTTAGLGVPVIAVRNVTELERRDVGNSTYTIHWATELGKHSATHLEHYDPIDMANDIISQYKTGYNGTSKYFKANNYTLEKRTDRYTVDWVSYNVDNENASLETVAWESTRDPGDWEEDIANALFTNDLDTTWKWCITVMASGSDSYDSFGTEDATHGEAYTNQYGGIDSYCNDNKGGAQCSTDGCQ; this comes from the coding sequence ATGATGGCATGGGACATTTATGACAGATATGCTTCATTTTATTCTCTCACAAATACTACACAGCATATGTACCCTGCATTGGGTGTGGTTGGGACTGCCGCACGATTAGCTCCTACTAATTGTATTTATGATGATGTAGTCTCAATGTTTACAACAGCTGGTTTGGGTGTTCCAGTCATCGCTGTTAGAAATGTAACTGAGTTGGAAAGGAGGGACGTTGGGAATAGCACTTACACAATACATTGGGCTACAGAGCTTGGAAAACATTCGGCTACGCATTTAGAACATTACGATCCGATTGATATGGCGAATGACATTATTTCTCAGTACAAAACAGGCTATAACGGAACCAGCAAGTACTTCAAGGCAAATAACTACACGTTAGAAAAGCGAACTGATAGGTACACTGTTGATTGGGTCTCATACAATGTGGATAACGAAAATGCAAGTCTTGAAACTGTGGCATGGGAATCTACAAGAGACCCGGGTGATTGGGAAGAAGACATAGCAAATGCCTTATTTACAAATGATCTCGATACTACATGGAAGTGGTGTATAACTGTTATGGCTAGTGGTTCTGATAGCTACGATTCTTTTGGAACCGAAGATGCAACCCATGGTGAAGCATATACAAACCAGTATGGCGGGATTGATAGTTATTGTAATGATAACAAAGGAGGCGCTCAATGCTCCACTGACGGCTGTCAGTAA
- the KAFR0A00110 gene encoding uncharacterized protein: MRSISLFCFAFFTVVALAAFPYYDYIHLGVTTIYAYFQDDKPIAVKVAWWGSFIQSTTNVIQTGIDACEACKDNHEDSASLDCARAVTNLAGTLATNLLSIYVGWHYAGTPNGSLEGADPTALRKRQLRQCESTNGLYDVSCVTDWLFDHYSQPESGKWYPIDNSLTKRDLTQPSIYLKHNETSEVYHLIFNPSSGSTGTLAIAPARIVGNSTLAKRQDLPVYSPLCTGYIALDFCANQSKWGGFYTSGELENELNEIFANDVSGSWRADYYKMYTCEDTCDTQDWEVSFRLYYASVGKFLHWTKCDTGS, from the coding sequence ATGCGTTCAATTTCCttattttgttttgctTTTTTCACTGTTGTTGCCCTTGCAGCATTTCcatattatgattatattcatttagGTGTCACAACCATTTACGCCTATTTTCAAGACGACAAACCTATTGCGGTCAAAGTAGCGTGGTGGGGTTCTTTTATTCAATCAACCACCAATGTTATCCAAACAGGCATAGATGCATGCGAAGCTTGTAAGGATAATCACGAGGACTCCGCATCTTTAGATTGTGCACGTGCGGTGACTAATTTGGCCGGAACACTTGCAActaatttattatcaatCTACGTTGGCTGGCATTATGCAGGAACACCAAATGGCAGTTTAGAAGGTGCCGACCCAACAGCTCTCCGAAAGAGACAGCTTAGGCAATGTGAAAGCACTAATGGTTTGTATGATGTCTCTTGTGTTACGGATTGGTTATTTGATCACTATTCTCAACCAGAGTCCGGAAAATGGTACCCAATTGACAACTCATTGACCAAAAGAGATTTGACTCAACCctcaatttatttgaaacatAACGAAACTTCTGAAGTGTATCACTTGATCTTTAATCCTTCATCTGGATCAACAGGAACATTGGCGATTGCACCAGCAAGAATTGTGGGAAACTCCACATTAGCAAAACGCCAAGATCTTCCAGTGTATTCTCCATTGTGTACTGGATACATTGCTCTCGATTTCTGTGCCAACCAGAGTAAATGGGGAGGCTTCTATACCAGTGGAgaacttgaaaatgaaCTAAATGAGATTTTCGCAAATGACGTTAGTGGTTCGTGGAGAGCCGATTATTACAAGATGTATACTTGCGAAGATACTTGTGATACGCAAGATTGGGAAGTCTCCTTTAGACTTTACTACGCTAGTGTAGGTAAATTCTTACATTGGACAAAATGTGATACCGGTTCTTAG
- the KAFR0A00120 gene encoding uncharacterized protein: MCFLALFFLIQVVFCELTFPDTSGDLPSSTADCSEGSFMITHEGFAYWDGDLPTDVADNLTNALNDMFGVTFDNEIKQIYKLSESGYVIGVFGGIQVDSSITNILTIVSTPIVYENGINNYFYLESHTGDLKATYGFIVAREEYDAYVDEAVKTWSMGRSYDFYTSTQSIGNVNVCQRLAEEAYSPVNSAEFGECISIFYDSSKTIEEQTGLTDDLLYVYNNGTVSFNDGDKVCISIGTASE, translated from the coding sequence ATGTGTTTTTTAGCGTTATTCTTCCTCATCCAAGTCGTCTTTTGTGAACTTACTTTTCCAGACACTTCCGGTGACTTGCCATCCTCTACAGCTGACTGTTCAGAAGGATCTTTTATGATAACTCATGAAGGCTTCGCCTATTGGGATGGTGATTTGCCTACTGATGTTGCGGACAATTTGACAAACGCTCTTAACGATATGTTCGGAGTTacttttgataatgaaattaaacaAATCTATAAATTGTCTGAGTCTGGATATGTTATCGGTGTTTTTGGAGGTATTCAAGTTGATTCTAGTATTACTAACATACTGACTATTGTTAGCACACCAATAGTGtatgaaaatggtattaACAACTATTTCTATCTTGAATCTCACACAGGTGACCTAAAAGCTACTTATGGTTTTATTGTTGCTAGGGAAGAATATGATGCTTATGTTGATGAGGCAGTCAAAACATGGAGTATGGGAAGGAGTTATGATTTCTACACTAGCACACAATCCATCGGTAATGTTAACGTGTGCCAACGACTAGCGGAAGAAGCTTATTCCCCGGTTAACTCAGCCGAGTTTGGTGAATGTATCTCAATTTTCTATGATTCATCAAAGACCATTGAGGAACAGACTGGTTTGACAGATGATCTATTGTACGTATACAATAATGGTACGGTTTCCTTTAATGACGGCGACAAAGTCTGTATTTCTATTGGTACCGCGAGCGAATAG
- the KAFR0A00130 gene encoding uncharacterized protein has product MGDTRHGYPKDDTFVAEGEHPYDFVVMRIFSRKVYAILAAQVISVVVFAQCIFRWKAASTFISGNDWLSPLSAGIETTSLLFLLFSPWSASSETQVLDEESLLKKNTSVRYYESGRRQQIVYFIYTLAYAYQFTRLSLLNEDFDARFKALIISSMIVFLITETVCDTRVGENVQLIISKKVLVLWITSILLGTVFFVISIYKNIVCSLAYNIWSTLFLGLYPIFIFASILRNFGPIKGCPDTVFLFICIITIFPPFLKWIK; this is encoded by the coding sequence ATGGGGGACACGAGACACGGATATCCAAAAGACGATACTTTTGTAGCAGAAGGAGAACATCCATACGATTTTGTTGTGATGAGAATTTTTAGTCGTAAGGTCTACGCTATCTTAGCAGCTCAGGTCATATCTGTAGTTGTTTTCGCACAGTGTATCTTCCGCTGGAAAGCAGCATCAACATTTATTAGCGGAAATGACTGGCTGTCTCCTTTGAGTGCTGGAATTGAAACAACATCACTACTATTCCTTTTGTTTTCACCTTGGAGTGCCAGTTCTGAAACACAAGTCCTAGATGAAGAGTCGTTACTGAAAAAGAATACCTCTGTGAGATACTATGAATCAGGAAGAAGGCAACAAATAGTCTATTTTATCTATACTTTAGCTTATGCTTATCAGTTCACTCGGTTATCCTTGCTAAATGAAGATTTCGATGCGCGGTTCAAGGCTTTGATAATCTCTTCAATGATCGTGTTTCTTATTACAGAAACCGTTTGCGATACAAGAGTTGGAGAGAACGTCCAGTtgattatttcaaagaaagttTTGGTGCTATGGATTACCTCCATCTTACTTGGGACTGTGTTCTTTGTCATTTCAATctataaaaatattgtttgtTCTTTAGCGTATAATATATGGTCAACACTGTTCTTAGGACTGTACCcaattttcatatttgcTTCTATATTGCGCAATTTTGGTCCAATCAAGGGTTGCCCAGACAcagtttttctttttatatgTATTATTACCATTTTTCCACCGTTTCTTAAATGGATCAAATGA
- the HYR1 gene encoding peroxiredoxin HYR1 (similar to Saccharomyces cerevisiae HYR1 (YIR037W) and GPX1 (YKL026C); ancestral locus Anc_2.670), translated as MTEFYDLAPLDSKCNPFPFQQFKGKVVLIVNVASRCGFTPQYAELEALYKKYNDKGLVVLGFPCNQFGGQEPGSAEDIAKFCSMNYGITFPILQKIDVNGRNENPVYKFLKSRKAGLLGFRGIKWNFEKFLIDSEGTVLARYPSLTKPMSIEPTIENLLNL; from the coding sequence ATGACAGAATTCTATGATTTAGCACCTCTAGATAGCAAGTGTAATCCTTTTCCATTTCAACAATTCAAAGGTAAAGTTGTGTTAATTGTAAATGTGGCCTCTAGATGTGGGTTCACACCTCAATATGCAGAACTAGAAGCTCTATAcaagaaatataatgacAAAGGTTTAGTGGTCCTTGGGTTTCCCTGTAATCAATTTGGTGGTCAAGAACCTGGAAGTGCTGAAGATATTGCAAAATTTTGCTCGATGAACTACGGTATAACATTCCCCATActacaaaaaattgatgtgAATGGTAGAAATGAAAACCCTGTCTacaaatttcttaaaagTAGGAAAGCAGGCTTACTGGGGTTCAGAGGTATAAAAtggaattttgaaaaatttctgaTAGACAGTGAAGGAACTGTTCTTGCGAGATATCCTTCTTTGACTAAACCGATGTCTATCGAACCAACCATTGAAAATCTATTGAACTTATGA
- the KAFR0A00150 gene encoding SDR family oxidoreductase (similar to Saccharomyces cerevisiae YIR035C; ancestral locus Anc_2.668), translated as MSSSKVIIVTGVSRGIGKAVVESIFSKDSNAVVYGIARTETSLQELKTQYSNFHYVVGEVTDTAKTEALVKMATDSYGKIDSIIANAGVLNPVAKITEFNYDDWKRHFDINFFSIVQLVSISLPALEKSRGNLIFVSSGASVKSYNGWSCYCAAKAALNSFAQSIAAEHSLVRSIAVAPGVVDTKMQEDIRDTFGPRGMSNDALKRFTDLKRNNQLLEPTVPAAVFAELALHAIPPQLNGKYVRYDDESLKNIGHS; from the coding sequence ATGTCTTCAAGTAAAGTAATCATTGTAACAGGCGTTTCTAGAGGCATTGGGAAAGCTGTAGTAGAGAGCATCTTTTCGAAAGATTCTAATGCTGTTGTATATGGTATTGCAAGAACAGAAACTTCATTACAGGAATTGAAAACTCAATATTCGAATTTCCACTATGTAGTTGGTGAAGTTACGGACACAGCTAAGACGGAAGCATTGGTCAAGATGGCCACTGATTCCTACGGGAAGATCGATTCCATTATTGCCAATGCAGGCGTCCTGAATCCCGTTGCCAAGATAACTGAATTCAATTACGATGACTGGAAAAGACATTTCgatatcaatttcttcagtaTTGTCCAATTAGTTTCTATATCCTTACCAGCTTTGGAAAAATCTAGAGGAAATCTAATTTTTGTGAGTAGTGGTGCAAGTGTTAAATCATACAACGGCTGGTCCTGTTATTGCGCTGCAAAGGCTGCCTTAAACAGTTTCGCTCAGAGTATAGCTGCTGAACACTCACTGGTCCGTAGCATAGCTGTCGCACCGGGGGTGGTAGACACAAAAATGCAAGAAGATATCAGAGATACTTTTGGTCCTAGAGGAATGAGTAACGAtgctttgaaaagattcaCCGATTTGAAGAGGAATAATCAACTGCTGGAACCTACAGTCCCGGCTGCTGTGTTTGCGGAGTTGGCATTACACGCTATTCCACCGCAATTAAATGGTAAGTATGTCAGATATGACGATGAATCACTAAAGAACATCGGTCATTCATAG
- the LYS1 gene encoding saccharopine dehydrogenase (NAD+, L-lysine-forming) (similar to Saccharomyces cerevisiae LYS1 (YIR034C); ancestral locus Anc_2.664), producing the protein MSISLHLRAETKPLEARAALTPTSVRHLVAKGFKIYVEDSRQSIFTADEYRNAGAIIVPAGSWISAPRDRIIIGLKEMPEEEKFPLVQEHIQFAHCYKDQAGWQDVLSRFINGKGTLYDLEFLEDKDGRRVAAFGFYAGFAGAAIGLLDWAFKQTHNDSENLPAVAPYPNEQTLIKDVVREYKKALTAGAKTPTILIIGALGRCGSGAIDCLQKAGIPDKNILKWDMKETARGGPFPEIVQADILINCIYLSRPIAPFINFDLLNSGNRRLRTVVDVSADTTNPHNPIPIYDIATDFDEPTVLVPTTAGPKLSVVSIDHLPSLLPRESSEFFAKDLLPYLEQLPRRHTSLTWLKAERIFKKHCARITRKSKL; encoded by the coding sequence ATGTCCATTTCTTTACATTTGAGAGCTGAAACAAAGCCTTTAGAAGCCCGTGCAGCTTTGACTCCAACTAGCGTAAGACATCTCGTTGCTAAAGGTTTTAAGATTTATGTCGAAGATAGTCGTCAATCCATCTTCACGGCCGATGAGTATAGAAATGCTGGAGCTATAATTGTCCCTGCAGGTTCGTGGATCTCCGCACCTCGTGATAGAATTATTATTGGATTAAAAGAGATGCCAGAGGAAGAGAAGTTTCCCTTGGTCCAGGAGCATATTCAGTTCGCTCATTGCTATAAAGATCAAGCTGGCTGGCAGGACGTTCTTTCGAGATTCATTAACGGTAAAGGTACGCTATACGATTTAGAATTTCTTGAGGATAAAGATGGTAGAAGAGTTGCTGCATTCGGGTTCTATGCAGGTTTTGCCGGTGCTGCTATAGGTCTTCTAGACTGGGCCTTCAAACAAACTCACAATGACAGCGAAAACTTACCTGCTGTGGCTCCTTACCCAAACGAACAAACTTTGATTAAGGACGTAGTTAGAGAATACAAGAAAGCTTTAACTGCTGGTGCTAAAACCCCTACCATATTGATTATTGGGGCATTGGGTAGATGTGGTTCAGGTGCTATTGACTGTCTACAGAAAGCTGGTATTCctgataaaaatatattgaaatggGATATGAAAGAAACCGCCAGAGGTGGACCATTTCCAGAAATTGTCCAAGCCGATATCCTTATTAACtgtatatatttatcaAGACCAATTGCTCCTTTCATAAACTTCGACCTATTAAACTCTGGGAATAGAAGATTAAGAACTGTGGTAGATGTGTCAGCTGATACTACCAATCCTCATAATCCAATTCCAATCTACGACATTGCAACAGACTTCGACGAGCCCACAGTTTTAGTTCCAACTACGGCAGGTCCAAAATTATCTGTAGTATCAATTGATCATCTTCCTTCTCTGCTTCCAAGAGAATCTTCAGAATTCTTTGCCAAGGATTTGCTACCTTACCTGGAGCAATTGCCAAGAAGACATACTTCTTTGACTTGGTTGAAAGCAGAGCGcattttcaagaaacatTGCGCTCGTATTACTAGAAAATCAAAGTTATGA
- the MGA2 gene encoding Mga2p (similar to Saccharomyces cerevisiae MGA2 (YIR033W) and SPT23 (YKL020C); ancestral locus Anc_2.662), which produces METILGEDYVNREAPENYETVHSHDREEEEGEEHDDILNLNGDTFLDQYTYMFPQDGNDHSSSLARLGQHDDNEFINSFIDVDTQNHHEDPFHTIPAIITKAAVASEQTSANDSVDEHEKFQSFLENTILFGRKQPLTNNMNSEEQSRNLYNLLNIDETKLPQKLSIEGLPDATRVENQLKLTFKLSPSSDKFMIHLPNNAISREKFYLNKDINQYPETLRKQLLFLDAFLLDYASNSLIQACAKCVNRECRRAARRKSGLSDNLLWCNNDNRNAVLFNSKQILFAKNHTSERQFETVARIVCYCRHHKSNDGFKILFALKDNENNLVAKGLSKRIWLTDKKAVTSSDISNTVDEQVPTLSNTLRTDSQAYTSNSNSETSNQYYDAEPTFALPTNTRIMNGSRVNSLNVPFRNIPSPTSLSEGGNESISSEYLNNYNDYASSSVTTHSFMNSNRSSRKRSKNERQVIPSTFNPVNNLHQIHFTNIDLPSQNVPENSEPAIQRVIPSKGPVNGGTEVTLLGSHFKEGLEIRFGDNLALSTQCWSTTTIVTYLPPANTAGQVYVTVKDPSSQSSRQAMANFGSFGQNASNNDPSKKAIFTYVDETDRQLIELALQIVGLKMNGKLEDARNVAKRIVGDDNNNSTSSPGSKISPINDVYNMGTSCALSDENLIIKVINSLNKTTSNFSMCDSVGRTLLHLASLKGYYDLTSTLIQSGARIDDKDSFGFTPLHFACINGSYQVIRLLLNCQSNPNVKSSNHLSPKDLFIKNHQPSENDFFKIIDVLDNFTEFSNMHFNRKASQTSFDSSIFQESAKGVEPASVNFENLRHDTDLVDDDCDFEDNNELSHSDGSYSEGSCSESEEETTGASEVDSSLQISNSNSNATPENENGNSTNEGSLWVRVLNRINDDLPKYEDLFPGLGLNSDKNNQKNSDVTSIHTTISTSNEESHVSSEDEEEALQRKFNIFFINNKRTFQNDKMLQFFWLPLALLLLTWAVLFIFSANEDSQIVQLSNLITSYLRVGLGKIILGNQRMKRSLKDKFSNFQNTGKLNDLIVG; this is translated from the coding sequence ATGGAGACGATATTGGGAGAAGACTATGTTAATAGAGAGGCCCCGGAGAATTATGAGACGGTGCACTCACATGAcagagaagaagaagaaggagaagaGCACGATGATATTCTGAATTTGAATGGCGACACATTTCTCGATcaatatacatatatgtTTCCGCAAGATGGGAATGATCATAGTTCTTCTCTGGCGCGGCTAGGCCAGCACGACGATAATGAGTTTATTAATAGTTTTATTGATGTTGACACTCAAAATCACCACGAAGATCCATTTCACACCATTCCagcaataataacaaaGGCAGCAGTAGCTTCTGAACAAACAAGTGCTAATGATTCAGTGGATgaacatgaaaaattccagTCTTTTTTAGAAAATACCATATTGTTTGGAAGAAAACAACCTCTTACGAATAACATGAACTCTGAAGAACAgtcaagaaatttatataacttACTGAACATTGATGAGACAAAGTTACCACAGAAACTTTCCATTGAAGGGTTGCCGGACGCAACTAGAGtagaaaatcaattaaagcTGACTTTCAAATTGAGCCCATCAAGTGATAAATTTATGATACATTTACCAAATAACGCAATATCTagagagaaattttatttgaataaagatattAATCAATATCCAGAGACCTTGAGAAAACAGTTACTATTTTTGGATGCCTTTCTTTTAGATTACGCAAGTAATTCTTTGATCCAAGCTTGTGCAAAATGTGTAAATAGAGAATGCAGAAGAGCTGCTAGAAGAAAATCAGGATTGAGTGATAATTTACTATGGTGCAATAACGATAATAGGAATGCTGTTTTATTTAATAGcaaacaaattttgttCGCAAAAAATCACACTTCTGAAAGACAGTTTGAAACTGTTGCAAGAATCGTTTGTTATTGCAGACATCATAAATCGAATGATGGgtttaaaatattgtttgCATTAAAGGATaacgaaaataatttaGTGGCAAAGGGCCTTTCGAAGCGTATTTGGCTTACTGATAAAAAGGCTGTGACAAGTAGCGATATAAGTAATACAGTTGACGAACAAGTTCCAACTTTGTCAAACACTCTAAGGACTGATTCACAAGCATATacatcaaattcaaattctgaAACTTCTAATCAGTACTATGACGCAGAGCCAACTTTTGCACTACCTACAAATACTCGCATAATGAATGGCAGCCGTGTGAATAGTCTCAATGTTCCATTCAGAAATATTCCCTCCCCAACGTCTTTAAGTGAAGGAGGTAACGAATCAATTTCGAGCgaatatttaaataacTACAACGATtatgcttcttcttctgtcACGACTCATTCCTTTATGAATTCCAACCGTagttcaagaaaaagatcTAAAAATGAGCGTCAGGTGATACCAAGTACTTTTAATCCAGTAAATAACCTgcatcaaattcattttacCAATATTGATCTTCCATCACAAAATGTTCCTGAAAACAGCGAACCAGCAATTCAAAGAGTGATCCCTTCCAAGGGCCCAGTAAATGGTGGTACAGAAGTTACCCTTTTAGGTTCTCATTTCAAAGAGGGTTTAGAGATTAGATTTGGAGACAATCTAGCTTTGTCAACCCAATGTTGGAGTACTACTACAATTGTAACTTATTTGCCACCTGCAAACACTGCAGGACAAGTCTATGTTACTGTGAAAGACCCTTCATCCCAATCTTCGCGACAAGCAATGGCTAATTTTGGCTCTTTTGGGCAAAATGCATCCAATAATGATCCAAGCAAGAAAGCAATTTTTACTTATGTTGATGAGACCGATAGACAACTCATTGAATTGGCATTACAAATAGTTGGTTTGAAAATGAACGGTAAGTTAGAAGATGCAAGAAATGTTGCAAAGAGAATAGTTGGAGATGATAATAACAATAGTACTTCTTCCCCTGGCTCAAAGATATCTCCAATAAATGATGTTTATAATATGGGAACTTCCTGTGCGCTATCcgatgaaaatttaataataaaagtTATCAATTCGTTAAATAAAACcacttcaaatttttcaatgtgCGACAGTGTTGGAAGAACTTTGCTACATTTGGCCTCGCTAAAGGGCTATTATGATTTGACATCCACATTAATACAGAGTGGTGCTAGAATCGATGATAAAGACTCGTTTGGGTTCACTCCGTTACACTTTGCTTGTATTAACGGAAGTTATCAAGTCATTCGACTTCTATTGAATTGTCAATCAAACCCTAATGTAAAATCCTCAAATCATTTGTCACCAAAGGATCTGTTCATTAAAAATCATCAGCCTTCTGAAAAcgactttttcaaaattattgacGTACTGGATAATTTTActgaattttcaaacatGCATTTTAACCGTAAAGCATCCCAGACAAGCTTTGACTCCAGTATCTTTCAGGAAAGTGCTAAGGGAGTGGAACCAGCTTCAGtaaatttcgaaaatttGAGACATGACACCGATTTGGTGGATGATGATtgtgattttgaagataataatgaacTAAGCCATTCAGATGGAAGCTATTCAGAGGGAAGCTGCAGCgaaagtgaagaagagaCAACAGGAGCAAGTGAAGTAGATAGTTCACTACAGATAAGCAATAGTAATTCAAATGCCACACCAGAAAATGAGAATGGCAATAGCACCAATGAAGGATCACTTTGGGTGAGAGTTCTAAATAGAATCAACGATGATTTACCTAAATATGAGGATCTTTTCCCGGGACTAGGATTGAATAGtgataaaaataatcaaaagaaTAGCGATGTCACTAGTATTCATACCACAATTTCTACATCAAATGAGGAATCACATGTGTCTTCTGAggacgaagaagaagcactgcaaagaaaattcaacattttcttcataaaCAACAAACgcacttttcaaaatgacaAAATGTTACAATTCTTCTGGTTGCCTTTggcattattattgttgaCCTGGGCTGTTCTATTTATCTTTAGTGCCAATGAAGATAGCCAAATTGTACAATTAAGCAATTTGATTACAAGCTATCTGAGAGTTGGTTTGGGTAAAATTATATTAGGCaatcaaagaatgaaaagatCATTGAAGGACAAGTTTagcaattttcaaaatactGGTAAACTAAATGATCTAATTGTAGGTTAG
- the YVH1 gene encoding tyrosine protein phosphatase YVH1 (similar to Saccharomyces cerevisiae YVH1 (YIR026C); ancestral locus Anc_2.660): protein MSETVAEPKLVAAPVVIPPHPDVTRVLGNIYISGIQPIVDHAPLKAQHNITHILSVMKFNVIPEYLIRKGYTLKNIPIDDLETEDILKYLNETNKYIDQCLFPNEPEYSPDKVDFKKKKQGDAVLIHCQAGSSRSVAFAVAYLMYRYKLPLKVALHAVKRKRSLAEPNPGFLTQLQLFEEKIGSSDLDIVSNKFYKQWALENSLHSDPTGANILSNDKTFRETKSEDGDLDKLDADELYSVTAIRCKKCRYRLALSTSFIDHEPPSKESSEGHFIRRAANSHRIIDIQESQSICSHFFVEPLDWMKKELQGKQELEGKFSCPGCETKVGGYNWKGSRCSCGKWVIPAIHLQSNKVDQFPLSKQVLPNMVNFKSTK, encoded by the coding sequence ATGAGTGAGACTGTTGCTGAACCAAAGCTTGTTGCTGCCCCTGTAGTAATTCCACCACATCCGGACGTTACGAGAGTGCTAGGTAATATATACATAAGTGGGATCCAGCCCATTGTCGATCATGCCCCATTAAAAGCTCAGCATAACATAACGCATATTCTTTCGGTGATGAAGTTTAACGTTATCCCAGAATATTTGATCAGGAAAGGTTATACTTTGAAGAACATtccaattgatgatttagaGACAGAGgatattttaaaatatttaaatgaaaccaacaaatatattgatCAATGTCTTTTCCCCAATGAACCAGAATACTCACCTGATAAAgttgatttcaaaaaaaagaaacaaggGGATGCCGTGTTGATACATTGTCAAGCGGGGTCCTCTCGTTCTGTAGCATTTGCAGTGGCATATTTGATGTATAGATATAAATTACCATTAAAGGTGGCTTTACATGCTgtgaagaggaaaagatCGCTAGCAGAACCAAATCCAGGTTTCCTTACACAGTTGCAACTTTTCGAAGAGAAAATTGGTTCTTCAGATTTGGATATTGtatctaataaattttataagCAATGGGCATTGGAAAATTCTCTTCATTCGGATCCTACTGGTGCTAATATTCTGTCAAATGATAAAACGTTCAGAGAGACAAAAAGTGAAGATGGCGATCTTGATAAATTGGATGCAGATGAATTATATAGTGTCACTGCAATAAGATGTAAAAAATGTAGGTATCGGTTGGCACTTTCAACAAGTTTCATAGATCATGAGCCTCCGAGTAAAGAGTCTTCAGAAGGTCACTTCATTAGGAGGGCTGCTAACTCACATAGAATTATTGATATCCAAGAATCTCAGTCAATCTGCTCCCATTTTTTTGTCGAACCATTGGATTGgatgaaaaaagaattacaagGCAAACAGGAATTAGAAGGCAAATTCTCCTGTCCTGGTTGTGAAACGAAAGTTGGTGGTTACAATTGGAAAGGCTCTAGATGTTCCTGTGGGAAATGGGTCATTCCTGCCATTCATTTACAATCTAATAAGGTTGATCAATTTCCTTTAAGCAAGCAAGTATTGCCTAACATggttaatttcaaatcaaccAAATAG